One stretch of Filifactor alocis ATCC 35896 DNA includes these proteins:
- the rpmI gene encoding 50S ribosomal protein L35 → MPKMKTHRGAEKRFKMTGSGKLKRGKAYKSHILTKKSAKRKRNLRQAGIVTKGDQDRISRLLPYL, encoded by the coding sequence ATGCCAAAAATGAAAACTCACAGAGGAGCTGAAAAAAGATTCAAAATGACCGGTTCCGGAAAATTAAAAAGAGGTAAGGCTTACAAAAGTCATATTCTTACTAAAAAATCTGCAAAAAGAAAAAGAAATTTGAGACAAGCAGGTATTGTAACTAAAGGTGATCAAGATCGTATCTCAAGATTATTACCATATCTATAA
- a CDS encoding acetyl-CoA C-acetyltransferase, producing MREVVIASAARTAVGSFGGAFKDVPAVDLGVCAAKEAIKRAGITPEQIEESYIGNVLSAALGQNVARQVSMGAGIPKEKPAMSINMVCGSGLRAVSLAAQLIGVGDADIILAGGTESMSMAPYAIPTSRWGARMGDKTIVDTMVNDGLTDAFNHYHMGITAENINEQWNITREEQDELALASQLHAEAAQNEGRFDEEIAPFVVKTRKGEVVVDKDEFIKPGMTMEKLSKLKPAFKKDGSVTAGNASGINDGAAMLVLMSKEKAEELGVTPLATIVSYASAGVDPSIMGIGPVPASKKALEKAGMTVDDIDLFEANEAFAAQSVAVVRELNIPREKLNVNGGAIAIGHPIGASGARILVTLLHEMKRRDAKHGLATLCIGGGMGTALIVKR from the coding sequence ATGAGAGAAGTTGTAATAGCAAGTGCGGCAAGAACAGCGGTAGGAAGTTTCGGAGGGGCATTCAAGGATGTTCCTGCAGTAGATTTGGGAGTTTGTGCGGCAAAAGAAGCAATTAAAAGAGCAGGTATCACTCCGGAACAAATTGAAGAATCTTATATCGGTAATGTATTGTCTGCGGCTTTGGGACAAAATGTAGCAAGACAAGTATCAATGGGAGCAGGCATTCCAAAAGAAAAACCTGCAATGAGTATCAATATGGTTTGCGGTTCGGGACTTCGTGCAGTTTCTTTGGCAGCACAATTGATTGGTGTCGGAGATGCCGATATTATCTTAGCAGGCGGAACAGAAAGTATGAGTATGGCGCCTTACGCGATTCCTACTTCTCGTTGGGGAGCAAGAATGGGAGATAAAACAATCGTAGATACCATGGTAAACGATGGTTTGACAGATGCTTTTAACCACTACCACATGGGAATTACAGCAGAAAACATCAATGAACAATGGAATATCACAAGAGAAGAGCAAGATGAATTGGCATTGGCTTCTCAGTTACACGCTGAAGCTGCACAAAACGAAGGTCGCTTTGATGAAGAGATTGCACCTTTCGTAGTAAAAACAAGAAAAGGTGAAGTTGTTGTAGATAAAGATGAGTTCATCAAACCGGGAATGACAATGGAAAAATTGTCAAAATTAAAACCTGCATTTAAAAAAGACGGTTCCGTAACAGCAGGTAATGCTTCCGGAATCAACGATGGAGCTGCAATGTTGGTATTGATGTCAAAAGAAAAAGCGGAAGAATTGGGAGTGACACCTCTTGCAACAATTGTATCTTATGCAAGTGCAGGTGTAGATCCTTCCATCATGGGAATCGGACCGGTTCCTGCAAGCAAAAAAGCATTGGAAAAAGCAGGAATGACAGTAGATGACATCGATTTATTCGAAGCAAACGAAGCATTTGCGGCACAATCTGTAGCAGTAGTAAGAGAACTCAACATTCCGAGAGAAAAATTGAATGTAAACGGAGGAGCAATTGCAATCGGACACCCTATCGGAGCATCCGGAGCAAGAATCTTAGTTACATTGCTTCACGAAATGAAACGCCGTGATGCAAAACACGGTTTGGCAACACTTTGTATCGGCGGAGGAATGGGAACAGCACTTATCGTAAAACGATAA
- a CDS encoding DUF6054 family protein produces the protein MKSYCVTLNREKILPHMEKILAEKCYCEFVHKKRYPCEDGFIEVMLFEKLHLRTTSYSGLTVVFVCREEVCYADVFAFAGGDGILNIDWGAGNSLAKEVVTVLEEFV, from the coding sequence ATGAAATCATACTGTGTAACCTTGAATCGCGAAAAAATACTTCCTCACATGGAGAAGATTTTGGCAGAAAAATGCTATTGCGAATTTGTGCATAAGAAGAGATATCCTTGTGAAGACGGATTTATTGAGGTGATGCTTTTTGAAAAGTTACATCTTAGGACAACTTCCTATTCCGGATTAACAGTCGTTTTTGTTTGTAGAGAGGAAGTGTGCTATGCAGATGTGTTTGCATTTGCCGGTGGAGACGGGATTTTGAATATTGATTGGGGAGCCGGCAATTCCCTTGCAAAAGAAGTCGTAACGGTGTTGGAAGAGTTTGTTTAA
- the ispH gene encoding 4-hydroxy-3-methylbut-2-enyl diphosphate reductase, with protein MKLIVSKKAGYCFGVKRAMDRAEKLLEEKQNVKVVSFGALIHNKQATEKLEEKGLLELNRIEDIPNGSIVIIRSHGLGKHYYEELQDKNCIIEDATCPFVKKIQNIAGENKKKGKKIIIIGDKYHPEIEGINLWAGGDCIIGKDCSDFLFLKGSKESFIVVTQTTFSVEKYQEIKKCLKDNLKDIVFYDTICDATKVRQEDAMKISQEVDVMVVIGGKHSSNTKKLYNLCENICKTFLIETVNDIDEDTIKPYDIIGVTAGASTPDFIINEVVDFIVHIKK; from the coding sequence ATGAAACTGATTGTATCAAAAAAAGCAGGTTATTGCTTTGGGGTAAAACGAGCAATGGATCGGGCGGAAAAATTGTTGGAAGAGAAACAAAATGTAAAGGTTGTTTCGTTTGGTGCGTTGATTCATAACAAACAGGCAACGGAAAAATTGGAAGAAAAAGGACTCTTGGAGTTGAATCGAATTGAAGACATTCCAAACGGAAGTATCGTGATTATTCGTTCTCACGGATTGGGAAAACATTATTACGAAGAATTGCAAGACAAGAATTGTATCATCGAAGATGCGACCTGTCCTTTTGTAAAAAAAATCCAAAACATTGCCGGCGAAAACAAAAAAAAGGGCAAAAAAATTATTATTATCGGTGACAAATATCATCCTGAAATAGAAGGAATCAATTTGTGGGCAGGTGGAGATTGTATCATAGGAAAAGATTGTTCCGATTTTTTATTTTTGAAAGGGAGTAAAGAATCCTTTATTGTAGTAACACAAACAACTTTCAGTGTTGAAAAATATCAAGAAATCAAAAAATGTTTGAAAGACAATTTGAAAGATATTGTTTTTTATGATACAATTTGTGATGCAACGAAAGTTCGCCAAGAAGATGCAATGAAAATATCGCAAGAAGTGGATGTAATGGTTGTTATAGGCGGGAAACACAGCTCTAACACCAAGAAATTGTACAACTTGTGTGAGAATATTTGCAAAACTTTTTTGATAGAAACAGTAAATGATATTGACGAAGACACGATAAAGCCTTATGATATAATTGGAGTAACAGCAGGAGCTTCTACTCCGGACTTTATCATCAACGAAGTCGTAGATTTTATTGTTCACATAAAAAAATAG
- the cmk gene encoding (d)CMP kinase, which yields MIVAIDGPAGSGKSTIAKKTAEQLGFVYIDTGAMYRALTYGYLQAPIDCSKKEERIAFLERMKVGFNQKNEITLNDIVIKDEIRTSEVSEKVSYICSFPEIREAMTQLQRELAKKHSVIMDGRDIGTSVFPNADLKLFFVADSKERARRRQLDYLAKGIEKTVEEVEKEIVKRDELDSSRELSPLCKAKDAIEIDTTALSIDEVCEKIFLLVDERKGA from the coding sequence ATGATTGTAGCAATTGATGGACCGGCAGGCTCCGGAAAGAGTACGATTGCCAAAAAAACGGCAGAACAGCTTGGATTTGTATATATTGATACGGGTGCGATGTATCGTGCATTGACTTACGGTTACTTGCAAGCACCGATAGACTGTTCGAAAAAAGAAGAACGGATTGCTTTTTTGGAACGAATGAAGGTCGGATTCAATCAAAAAAATGAAATTACGCTCAATGACATTGTTATTAAGGACGAAATTCGCACTTCCGAAGTAAGCGAAAAAGTGTCTTATATTTGTTCGTTTCCGGAGATTCGTGAAGCGATGACACAATTACAGAGAGAGCTTGCGAAGAAACATTCCGTCATTATGGACGGAAGAGACATCGGAACAAGCGTATTTCCCAATGCAGACTTGAAGTTGTTTTTTGTTGCTGACAGCAAAGAGAGAGCAAGGAGAAGACAACTCGATTATCTTGCAAAAGGAATTGAAAAAACAGTGGAAGAAGTAGAAAAAGAAATTGTCAAACGAGATGAGTTGGATTCCTCAAGAGAACTATCTCCGCTGTGCAAGGCAAAAGATGCGATTGAAATAGATACCACGGCATTGTCGATTGATGAAGTGTGTGAGAAGATTTTTTTACTGGTAGATGAGCGTAAAGGAGCGTAA
- the infC gene encoding translation initiation factor IF-3 — translation MLFALFLCRKQSESFDKFWRCIIIKEQQINEEIRDKEIRLIGESGEQLGIMSAKQALELATAQELDLVKISPNAVPPVCKIMDYGKYKYESAKREKESKKKQKVVVMKELRLRPAIEENDLKTKAKMGTKFLANGDKLKVSVRFRGRELGHKDIGFIVLDKFVELVQEQGTPVGKPKMEGNSLVLMVEPTAKK, via the coding sequence ATGCTATTCGCCCTGTTTTTATGTCGAAAACAGAGCGAATCATTTGATAAATTTTGGAGGTGTATCATTATCAAAGAACAACAAATCAATGAAGAAATCCGTGACAAAGAGATCCGTTTGATTGGAGAGAGCGGAGAACAATTGGGGATTATGTCTGCAAAGCAAGCATTGGAATTAGCAACGGCCCAAGAGTTGGATCTTGTGAAAATTTCTCCGAATGCTGTACCGCCGGTGTGTAAAATCATGGATTACGGTAAGTACAAGTATGAATCGGCAAAGAGAGAGAAAGAGTCAAAGAAAAAACAAAAAGTAGTAGTAATGAAAGAACTCAGACTTCGTCCTGCAATCGAAGAAAATGATTTGAAAACCAAAGCAAAAATGGGAACAAAGTTTTTGGCGAACGGAGATAAATTGAAAGTTTCTGTTCGGTTTAGAGGAAGAGAGTTAGGACATAAGGATATTGGATTCATTGTACTGGATAAATTTGTTGAGTTGGTTCAAGAACAAGGTACACCGGTTGGAAAACCAAAAATGGAAGGAAACAGTCTTGTGTTGATGGTAGAGCCGACTGCAAAGAAATAA
- a CDS encoding 3-hydroxybutyryl-CoA dehydrogenase — protein MKICVVGTGTMASGITQTFAVNGFEVIERGRRESSIETSKAGIIKNLEKLVSKGKMTEEAKDKALANITYTMEFADCKEADLFIEVVAEDMATKHAIIADIEAVAKESAVIATNTSSLSVTEIAAGTQNPARVIGMHFFNPVPMMKLVEIIRGEMTSDDAHNLVYKLSEEIGKTPVTVNEAPGFVVNRILIPMINEGIGIFAEGVASKEEIDSAMKLGANHPMGPLELGDLIGLDVVLAIMDVLYTEFGDPKYRAHTLLRKMVRAGKLGRKTKQGFYDYR, from the coding sequence ATGAAAATTTGTGTTGTAGGTACAGGAACAATGGCAAGTGGAATTACCCAAACATTTGCAGTAAACGGATTTGAAGTAATTGAAAGAGGAAGAAGAGAATCTTCTATCGAAACATCTAAGGCAGGTATTATTAAAAATTTAGAAAAATTAGTTTCAAAAGGAAAAATGACAGAGGAGGCAAAAGACAAAGCTCTTGCAAACATCACTTATACGATGGAGTTTGCTGACTGTAAAGAAGCTGATCTCTTTATAGAAGTAGTTGCAGAAGATATGGCAACAAAACACGCCATTATTGCCGATATTGAAGCTGTGGCGAAAGAAAGTGCCGTTATTGCAACAAATACTTCTTCACTTTCTGTAACAGAAATTGCTGCAGGAACTCAAAATCCTGCAAGAGTAATTGGAATGCATTTCTTTAATCCGGTTCCGATGATGAAATTGGTAGAAATTATTCGTGGAGAAATGACATCTGATGATGCGCATAACTTGGTATACAAACTATCGGAAGAAATCGGAAAAACTCCTGTAACTGTAAATGAAGCGCCTGGATTTGTAGTAAACAGAATTTTGATTCCGATGATTAACGAAGGAATCGGAATCTTTGCAGAGGGAGTGGCATCAAAAGAAGAGATTGACTCTGCAATGAAACTGGGAGCGAACCATCCGATGGGACCTTTGGAATTGGGAGATTTGATAGGGCTTGATGTAGTGCTTGCCATTATGGACGTTCTTTATACCGAATTCGGCGATCCGAAATACAGAGCACATACCTTGTTACGCAAAATGGTTCGTGCAGGAAAATTAGGAAGAAAAACAAAACAAGGATTTTATGATTATCGCTAA
- a CDS encoding lysophospholipid acyltransferase family protein, with the protein MKRVYCFFRNLLKPFIMFLYQVKIEGKEHIPTDSSAILAPNHRSNWDPLWVAFITNREIAFLAKEELFHNKIIGFLLKKCHVIPIKRNTGDMAAIRTCIRSLKKGELLGIFPEGTRVKNGKESEPKEGVALLASKAGAPIIPISISADYRMFGKNKVVIHPPVVLQDTWTYEESMERVMKIVNEGVTLG; encoded by the coding sequence GTGAAAAGAGTGTATTGTTTTTTTAGAAATCTATTGAAACCGTTTATCATGTTTTTATATCAGGTAAAAATAGAGGGGAAGGAACATATTCCGACAGACAGTTCGGCAATTCTCGCACCGAATCACCGTAGCAACTGGGATCCGCTTTGGGTTGCTTTTATCACAAATCGGGAAATTGCTTTTTTGGCAAAAGAAGAGTTGTTTCATAACAAAATCATAGGTTTTTTGTTAAAGAAATGTCATGTGATTCCGATAAAAAGAAACACCGGTGATATGGCAGCGATTCGAACTTGTATCAGGTCATTGAAAAAAGGAGAACTTTTGGGGATTTTTCCGGAGGGGACAAGAGTAAAAAACGGAAAAGAGAGTGAACCGAAAGAGGGCGTGGCGTTGCTTGCGTCAAAGGCAGGTGCACCTATTATTCCAATCAGTATCTCAGCAGATTATCGGATGTTCGGAAAAAATAAAGTTGTGATACATCCGCCTGTTGTGTTGCAAGATACATGGACTTATGAAGAATCGATGGAACGAGTAATGAAGATTGTAAATGAGGGTGTAACATTAGGATGA
- a CDS encoding short-chain-enoyl-CoA hydratase, which translates to MDFEKILFEKQGSVGIVRINNTKALNALNSQVIEELDAVFDLIAKDDDVDVVVLSGSGKAFVAGADIKEMILMNAMEGKEFGVAGANVFRKIELFQKPVIAAINGFALGGGCELAMACDIRIASAKAKFGQPEVSLGITPGFSGTQRLSRLVGVGIAKEMIYTAKVIDADEAYRIGLVNHVVEPEKLIDKALEMANVIAKNEQIAVRYSKECINRGLDTDMDTAIQFEASLFGICFSSEDQKEGMKAFLEKRAPKFKTK; encoded by the coding sequence ATGGATTTTGAAAAAATATTATTCGAGAAACAAGGTTCGGTAGGTATTGTCAGAATTAACAATACAAAAGCATTGAATGCATTGAACTCTCAAGTAATTGAAGAGTTGGATGCTGTATTCGATTTAATTGCAAAAGATGACGATGTAGATGTTGTCGTGTTGTCCGGAAGCGGAAAGGCCTTTGTTGCCGGAGCGGATATTAAAGAGATGATTCTGATGAATGCGATGGAGGGAAAAGAATTCGGAGTTGCCGGAGCAAATGTATTCAGAAAAATAGAATTGTTCCAAAAACCTGTAATTGCAGCAATTAACGGTTTTGCTCTTGGTGGAGGATGCGAGCTTGCGATGGCTTGTGATATCAGAATTGCATCTGCCAAAGCAAAGTTCGGACAACCTGAGGTAAGCTTGGGAATTACACCTGGTTTTTCAGGGACACAAAGATTATCCAGATTGGTTGGAGTTGGAATTGCAAAGGAAATGATTTATACGGCAAAAGTAATTGATGCAGACGAAGCTTATCGTATCGGTTTGGTCAATCATGTGGTGGAACCCGAGAAATTGATAGATAAAGCACTTGAAATGGCAAATGTAATCGCTAAAAATGAACAAATAGCGGTTCGTTATTCTAAGGAATGTATCAATCGCGGTTTGGATACGGATATGGATACGGCAATTCAATTTGAAGCGTCTCTGTTTGGAATTTGTTTCTCATCAGAAGACCAAAAAGAAGGAATGAAAGCATTCTTAGAAAAAAGAGCACCTAAATTCAAGACAAAATAG
- the rplT gene encoding 50S ribosomal protein L20: MARVKKAVNAKKKHKKILKLAKGFRGGRSKLFRPANAFVMKALSHAYVGRKLKKRDFRKLWIQRINAGTRANGMSYSKFMYGLKKAGITINRKMLSEMAIHDPEGFSALVETAKAAQ, from the coding sequence ATGGCTAGAGTAAAAAAGGCAGTTAATGCAAAGAAAAAACATAAAAAAATATTAAAACTTGCAAAAGGATTCAGAGGTGGAAGATCTAAATTATTCCGTCCGGCAAATGCATTTGTAATGAAAGCATTGAGCCATGCTTATGTAGGTAGAAAATTAAAGAAAAGAGATTTTAGAAAACTTTGGATTCAAAGAATCAATGCCGGAACAAGAGCAAACGGCATGAGCTATTCCAAATTTATGTACGGTTTGAAAAAAGCCGGAATTACAATCAACAGAAAAATGTTATCCGAAATGGCAATTCATGATCCTGAAGGATTTTCTGCATTGGTTGAAACAGCAAAAGCAGCACAATAG
- a CDS encoding acyl-CoA dehydrogenase, translated as MDFGLSKQHILMQQMLQEFAVNEVKPLAADVDEEERFPEETVAKMQKIGLLGIPYPKEYKGQGGDYLAYVMAVEELSKVCATTGVIVSAHTSLCCAPIYENGTDEQKEKFLAPLISGEKLGAFGLTEPNAGTDAAGQTTTAVLDGDEWVLNGSKIFITNAIYADTYVVIAVTDKSQGTRGTSAFIVEKGTPGFSFGLKEKKMGIRGSATAELIFENCRIPKGNLLGGLGKGFKIAMQTLDGGRIGIAAQALGIAEGALDEAVAYVKERRQFGRPLSKFQNTQFQLADMFARVDAAKYLVYKAAWKKQNKLPYGVDSATAKLFAAETAMFVTTKAVQLFGGYGYTRDYPVERMMRDAKITEIYEGTSEVQRMVIAKSLLK; from the coding sequence ATGGATTTTGGTTTATCAAAACAACATATTTTAATGCAACAAATGTTGCAAGAATTCGCTGTAAACGAAGTGAAGCCGCTTGCTGCAGATGTTGATGAAGAAGAAAGATTTCCTGAAGAAACAGTAGCAAAAATGCAAAAAATCGGTTTATTGGGAATCCCTTATCCAAAAGAATACAAAGGACAAGGTGGAGACTATTTAGCGTATGTTATGGCAGTAGAAGAACTTTCAAAAGTTTGTGCTACAACAGGTGTTATTGTTTCTGCACATACATCTTTATGTTGTGCTCCAATTTATGAAAACGGAACAGACGAACAAAAAGAAAAATTCTTAGCTCCATTGATTAGCGGAGAAAAATTGGGAGCATTCGGTTTGACAGAACCTAATGCCGGAACAGATGCTGCAGGACAAACTACAACAGCAGTGTTAGATGGAGATGAATGGGTACTTAACGGTTCCAAAATCTTTATCACAAATGCAATTTATGCTGACACATATGTTGTAATTGCAGTAACAGACAAATCTCAAGGAACAAGAGGAACATCTGCGTTCATCGTAGAAAAAGGAACTCCCGGATTCAGCTTTGGATTGAAAGAAAAGAAAATGGGTATCAGAGGTTCTGCTACAGCTGAACTTATCTTTGAAAACTGCCGTATTCCAAAAGGAAACCTTCTTGGCGGATTAGGTAAAGGATTCAAAATCGCAATGCAAACTCTTGACGGAGGACGTATCGGTATCGCTGCTCAAGCACTTGGAATCGCTGAAGGAGCTTTAGATGAAGCAGTTGCTTACGTAAAAGAAAGAAGACAATTCGGTCGTCCACTTTCTAAATTCCAAAATACACAATTCCAATTAGCAGATATGTTTGCAAGAGTTGATGCTGCTAAATACTTGGTATACAAAGCAGCTTGGAAAAAACAAAACAAATTGCCATATGGAGTTGACTCTGCAACAGCAAAACTATTCGCTGCTGAAACAGCAATGTTTGTAACAACAAAAGCAGTTCAATTATTTGGTGGATACGGATACACAAGAGATTATCCGGTTGAAAGAATGATGAGAGATGCTAAGATAACTGAAATCTATGAAGGAACTTCAGAAGTACAAAGAATGGTTATCGCTAAGAGCTTATTGAAATAG
- a CDS encoding DUF523 domain-containing protein, translated as MTIFAHSIQRSTMKELWLVSACLLGKNCTYNGENNYNQKVIEFLKDKCYIAVCPEEAGGLGTPRIPCERNGNKVINRENTDVTKEFQLGAKKCFSPNATHALLKSKSPSCGKGKIYDGTFTKTLINRHGIFAELCLSNHIVVMTEEDIV; from the coding sequence ATGACAATTTTCGCTCATTCCATACAAAGATCCACTATGAAAGAATTATGGCTTGTCAGCGCATGCTTGCTTGGAAAAAACTGCACATATAACGGCGAAAACAATTACAATCAAAAGGTAATTGAATTTTTGAAAGATAAATGCTATATTGCTGTCTGTCCGGAAGAAGCCGGCGGACTCGGTACTCCGAGAATCCCATGCGAAAGAAACGGAAATAAAGTAATCAACAGAGAAAATACTGATGTCACAAAAGAATTTCAACTGGGTGCAAAAAAATGTTTTTCACCAAATGCAACTCATGCACTGTTAAAATCGAAAAGTCCATCCTGTGGCAAGGGCAAAATTTATGACGGTACTTTTACCAAAACTTTAATAAATCGACATGGTATCTTTGCCGAACTATGCCTTTCAAATCATATTGTTGTAATGACGGAAGAGGATATTGTTTAA
- a CDS encoding 30S ribosomal protein S1, with product MSSEMEKLLQEEEQNYEEVYRGSIVKGYVERVKPDSYYITLNYKTDGVLPRSEMSGDEELQVGDEVSLEVIKIDKNTGEIILSKKRLDAFKAWDDLEVGKVIDVKVAEIGNKGLIVKYKNSIKGFIPLSHVANRFVKDEDLQEFAGQEFQAEIIDVEPRKRRLILSRKVIIAREEEAKRDEFVKTLEVGNVYTGVVRDIKNYGMFVDLGAMTGLVHISELSWNRRDKIEELYKVDDEVQVKVVDFDPEKGRLSLSIKALSEDPFETFRKNAKVDDIIECTVKNIKEYGVFVKLNETVDGFIHISNLSSSYVKNPNEVVSQGDVITARIISINEETQKVELTMNLNPDAEETVEEEAVVEEVATEEAPVGETATEDAVVEETVAEEAPTEETVTE from the coding sequence ATGAGTAGCGAAATGGAAAAGCTATTGCAAGAAGAAGAGCAAAATTATGAAGAGGTCTATAGAGGATCGATTGTAAAAGGTTATGTAGAAAGAGTGAAACCGGATTCTTATTACATTACTTTGAACTACAAAACAGACGGAGTTTTACCGCGTTCTGAAATGAGTGGAGACGAAGAACTTCAAGTTGGAGATGAAGTATCTCTTGAAGTAATCAAGATTGACAAAAATACAGGTGAAATCATTCTTTCTAAGAAAAGACTTGATGCTTTCAAAGCATGGGATGATTTGGAAGTAGGAAAAGTCATTGATGTAAAAGTAGCTGAAATTGGAAATAAAGGGCTCATCGTTAAGTATAAAAACTCCATCAAAGGATTTATTCCGTTAAGTCATGTTGCAAACCGTTTTGTAAAAGACGAGGATCTTCAAGAGTTTGCAGGACAAGAATTTCAAGCGGAAATTATTGATGTAGAACCAAGAAAGAGAAGATTGATTCTTTCCAGAAAAGTGATTATCGCAAGAGAAGAAGAAGCAAAGCGTGACGAATTTGTTAAGACACTTGAAGTAGGCAATGTGTATACCGGTGTCGTTCGTGATATCAAAAATTACGGAATGTTCGTTGATTTGGGCGCTATGACAGGATTGGTTCATATCAGTGAATTATCTTGGAACAGAAGAGACAAAATTGAAGAACTTTATAAAGTGGATGATGAAGTACAAGTAAAAGTAGTTGATTTTGATCCTGAAAAAGGAAGACTTTCTTTGAGTATCAAAGCATTGTCCGAAGATCCTTTTGAAACGTTCAGAAAGAATGCAAAAGTAGATGATATCATCGAATGTACCGTAAAGAACATCAAAGAGTATGGTGTATTCGTGAAATTAAATGAAACAGTGGATGGATTTATCCATATTTCAAATTTATCTTCCTCTTATGTAAAGAATCCTAATGAAGTAGTTTCACAAGGGGATGTCATTACTGCAAGAATCATCAGCATCAATGAAGAAACTCAAAAAGTAGAGTTGACAATGAATTTGAATCCGGATGCGGAAGAGACTGTTGAAGAGGAAGCGGTTGTAGAAGAAGTGGCAACAGAAGAAGCACCTGTAGGAGAAACAGCTACAGAAGATGCGGTTGTAGAAGAAACAGTTGCAGAAGAAGCACCTACAGAAGAAACAGTTACAGAATAA
- a CDS encoding GNAT family N-acetyltransferase, whose translation MIKLCEEILLNSNPSTTDLRQNDFLIRFRTNTSPCMIYVMEDKKNSLLERIQHNESLLFSKEYSPSYRILYTKEYRDLDEELFKCGYEKCMEGTVKVLDISKLQKELFTFASYIQNGVFIEEELEDHWMANYVKFLDMSEERVRVFHDNMSRTQEKFYYFTLLEEGVPVGVAYGSLDRGIFTVCDIVIVPRYRGLSYSKRLLMCMLSYAYRYDAELVIAEVEDLNIVANHLFEKVGFEDGYRFWERYKEMIDND comes from the coding sequence ATGATTAAGTTATGTGAAGAGATATTATTGAACTCAAATCCATCTACAACCGATTTGAGACAAAATGATTTTTTGATTCGTTTTCGTACCAATACAAGCCCATGTATGATTTATGTGATGGAAGACAAGAAGAATTCCCTGTTAGAAAGAATTCAACATAATGAGAGCTTACTTTTTTCTAAAGAGTATTCTCCGAGTTATCGAATCTTATACACAAAAGAGTATCGTGATTTGGATGAGGAGTTGTTCAAATGCGGATATGAAAAATGTATGGAAGGAACAGTAAAAGTATTAGATATCAGCAAATTGCAAAAAGAATTGTTTACCTTTGCAAGCTATATTCAAAACGGAGTTTTTATTGAAGAAGAACTCGAAGATCATTGGATGGCAAACTATGTTAAGTTCTTAGATATGTCTGAAGAAAGAGTCCGTGTTTTTCATGACAATATGTCGCGTACACAAGAAAAATTCTATTATTTTACATTGTTAGAGGAAGGCGTTCCGGTCGGAGTGGCATACGGAAGTTTGGATCGTGGAATTTTTACTGTTTGTGATATTGTGATTGTGCCTCGTTACCGCGGATTGTCTTATTCCAAAAGATTGTTGATGTGTATGTTGAGTTATGCATATCGGTATGATGCAGAGCTTGTGATTGCAGAAGTAGAGGACCTAAATATTGTAGCAAATCATTTGTTTGAAAAAGTGGGATTTGAAGACGGGTATCGTTTTTGGGAAAGATACAAAGAAATGATTGACAATGATTAA